The region TTCCCGTTTCCCAGGGACGTGTCCGTGACAATCACCCTGATCCGGAGAAGCGAGTGACGTTCACTCCGAGCGTGCTTCCGGCTTACCTGCGAAAAACCAAAGCGATCGAAGAATTGATTCCATGGCTTTACCTCAAAGGCGTCTCCACCGGTGACTTCGTCGAAGCGTTGCAGTCGCTCTTCGGAGAGCGGGCGGCCGGTTTCAGCGCCAGCGTCGTTGTTCGGCTGAAAGAGCAATGGAGCCAAGAATATGACCAGTGGAGCAAACGCGATCTGACCGGCAAGCAATACGTTTACGTGTGGGCGGATGGAATCTACGCGAAGGTCCGATTGGAAGATGATGCCAATAAAAAGCAGTGTTTACTGGTCCTGATGGGAGCGACAGCCGACGGTCAAAAGGAGCTCATCGCGGTGCTCGATGGTTACCGGGAAAGCGAACAAAGTTGGACCGAGTTGCTATTGGATCTCAAGCATCGTGGCCTGACGATCGATCCCAAAGTGGCCGTCGGCGATGGTGCCCTTGGATTCTGGGCAGCTCTTCGCAA is a window of Roseiconus lacunae DNA encoding:
- a CDS encoding IS256 family transposase, whose translation is PVSQGRVRDNHPDPEKRVTFTPSVLPAYLRKTKAIEELIPWLYLKGVSTGDFVEALQSLFGERAAGFSASVVVRLKEQWSQEYDQWSKRDLTGKQYVYVWADGIYAKVRLEDDANKKQCLLVLMGATADGQKELIAVLDGYRESEQSWTELLLDLKHRGLTIDPKVAVGDGALGFWAALRKVYPATGEQRCWVHKTANVLNKMPKSVQPKAKGDLHEIWQAETKADAEKAFDAFCEKYQAKYSQAC